A region from the Medicago truncatula cultivar Jemalong A17 chromosome 6, MtrunA17r5.0-ANR, whole genome shotgun sequence genome encodes:
- the LOC11420285 gene encoding CCR4-NOT transcription complex subunit 9, protein MEKISPHSLSMKNESSSVAPIGASAQSRTIAQTMTYMERLVIELSNPDLRENALRVLSKRNELSQELAHLLWNSFGTIAILLQEITSIYCTLLPPTLTLAQSTRVCNVLALLQYLASHSETRMLFLNASMPLYLYPFLKTKEKSPQFEYLRFASLGVIGALVKVNTKEVLGYLILSEIIPLCLSNMEIGNEISKTTATFIFQKILFDDDGLAYVCATAERFFAVRRVLDMMSESLDKQPTCRLLKYIIPCYARLSNDRWAGIALANSLPSVFRDTIFLNRVREDPTTWEWVKHLQENVRKNQEPLVAGGGENNDIVESSTSGQ, encoded by the exons ATGGAAAAAATTTCTCCTCATTCGCTCTCAATGAAGAATGAATCTTCGTCTGTAGCTCCTATTGGTGCTTCTGCTCAATCAAGAACGATTGCCCAAACGATGACCTACATGGAACGCCTTGTTATTGAACTTAGCAATCCTGATCTCAGAGAAAACGCTCTTCGTGTCCTCTCCAAG AGGAATGAATTATCTCAAGAACTTGCACATTTATTATGGAATTCTTTTGGCACTATTGCAATACTTTTACAG gaAATAACTTCAATATATTGTACTCTTTTACCACCGACTCTTACTCTAGCACAATCAACTCGAGTGTGTAACGTTCTTGCACTACTTCAG TATTTGGCATCTCACTCTGAAACAAGGATGTTGTTCCTAAATG CTAGCATGCCTTTGTATTTGTATCCCTTccttaaaacaaaagaaaagtcaCCACAGTTTGAGTATTTAAGGTTTGCAAGTCTTGGAGTCATTGGTGCTTTAGTGAAG GTTAACACCAAAGAAGTCTTGGGTTACCTTATTTTAAGTGAGATAATTCCACTCTGCTTGAGCAACATGGAGATCGGCAATGAAATATCAAAAACT ACTGCAACCTTTATATTCCAGAAAATTTTGTTCGATGATGATGGTTTGGCCTACGTTTGTGCTACAGCAGAGCGGTTTTTTGCAGTACGTCGAGTTTTGGACATGATGTCCGAAAGTCTTGACAAGCAACCTACATGTCGTCTTTTGAAGTATATTATTCCTTGCTATGCTCGTTTGTCTAATGATCGCTG GGCTGGCATTGCATTAGCAAACTCTCTTCCTAGTGTGTTTAGAGACACCATTTTTCTTAATCGCGTTCGT GAGGACCCAACAACTTGGGAGTGGGTAAAACACTTGCAGGAGAATGTTAGAAAGAACCAGGAACCTTTAGTAGCAGGTGGAGGAGAAAACAATGATATTGTGGAGTCGTCAACATCGGGACAATGA